The following proteins are co-located in the Flavobacteriales bacterium genome:
- a CDS encoding asparagine synthetase B, translated as MCGINGIVGLEREKSEPFVSIMNKALAHRGPDNDGIWVGENVALGHRRLSVIDLSSASNQPMIDPDDNLVLVYNGELYNYQKLKNELTDYSFRTNSDSEVVLAAYKKWGGKCLQRFNGMYAFAVYNKSTNELFIGRDRIGIKPLYYYYSNNVLVFSSEIRALLGSGIVPRKLNKNC; from the coding sequence ATGTGTGGAATTAATGGTATTGTAGGATTAGAAAGGGAGAAGTCAGAACCCTTTGTTTCAATAATGAATAAGGCTCTTGCCCATCGCGGACCAGATAATGACGGGATATGGGTAGGTGAGAACGTTGCGTTAGGGCATAGAAGGCTTTCTGTCATAGATCTGTCTTCGGCAAGTAATCAGCCAATGATTGATCCAGACGATAACCTAGTCCTTGTGTACAATGGTGAGCTTTACAATTACCAAAAGTTAAAGAATGAACTGACCGATTATTCGTTTCGAACAAATAGTGATAGTGAGGTAGTTTTGGCTGCGTACAAGAAGTGGGGAGGTAAATGCTTGCAACGATTTAATGGGATGTATGCATTTGCTGTCTATAATAAATCGACCAACGAGTTGTTTATAGGTAGAGACAGGATAGGAATCAAGCCTTTGTATTATTATTATTCCAATAACGTATTGGTTTTTTCTTCCGAAATAAGGGCTTTGTTAGGATCTGGAATTGTGCCTAGAAAGTTAAATAAAAACTGTTT
- a CDS encoding NAD-dependent epimerase/dehydratase family protein — MSNILVTGGAGFIGSHLVKRLVQEGHNVKVLDILLRGNKIDHDVQKNIELHKVDIRDGNKVMKLTKNCDYIFHLAAILGVDVVADHPVETMEVETVGMQNIVDAVLKNGVEKVVYASTSGVYGHSAIEQSVVENIQLDPRTSYAIAKRYNEIYLAALYEEKGMLSTSLRFFNVYGINQDARMVTPRFFEQALAGQNITVYGDGRQTRDFTYIDDTIEACIRTCMDVKGCEIFNVAQENELTIKDLATEIVSVTNSKSKISLIEAPRKRYDYEVERRVGNSDKLFNTIGYRPETKLSEGLPVIYNHMKNNGK; from the coding sequence ATGAGTAATATTTTAGTTACAGGAGGAGCAGGATTTATCGGAAGTCATCTCGTTAAACGACTGGTTCAGGAAGGCCACAATGTTAAAGTTCTTGACATACTCTTACGTGGTAATAAAATCGATCATGATGTTCAAAAAAACATTGAACTTCACAAGGTTGATATTAGAGATGGCAACAAAGTGATGAAGCTCACGAAAAACTGCGATTACATCTTTCATCTTGCTGCGATATTGGGTGTCGACGTAGTTGCGGATCACCCTGTAGAAACGATGGAAGTTGAAACTGTTGGCATGCAAAACATTGTGGATGCTGTTCTTAAAAACGGTGTAGAAAAAGTAGTTTATGCTTCAACAAGTGGTGTATATGGACATTCTGCTATAGAGCAAAGTGTTGTCGAAAACATTCAGTTGGATCCTAGAACTAGTTATGCCATTGCAAAACGTTACAACGAAATATATCTGGCTGCCCTCTATGAAGAAAAAGGAATGCTCTCTACGTCACTTCGTTTTTTCAATGTCTATGGAATTAACCAAGATGCAAGAATGGTAACACCTCGTTTCTTTGAGCAAGCTTTGGCCGGTCAGAACATTACTGTTTATGGTGATGGAAGACAAACACGCGATTTTACCTATATCGACGATACTATTGAAGCATGTATTAGAACTTGCATGGATGTAAAAGGATGTGAAATTTTCAATGTTGCCCAGGAAAATGAACTAACGATAAAAGACCTAGCTACAGAAATAGTAAGCGTTACCAATTCGAAATCAAAAATATCCCTAATAGAAGCCCCTAGAAAGCGATACGATTACGAAGTTGAAAGAAGAGTTGGTAATTCGGACAAGTTATTTAATACCATTGGGTATAGACCAGAAACGAAACTATCTGAAGGTCTTCCTGTTATTTACAACCACATGAAAAACAATGGAAAGTAG